The region CGtgtgtcagcatttttttttcatgaggaaATAAGCGTGAATACACCAATCTACTATTCAATACGGAACATTTTACCTTCCTTATTTAAGTTTTGGTTAAGATCTGGTGACGGTcattatgaaatgtaaaaatctttGTCTTCGATGATCACATTTTTTGAGTTAAGCAGATAGCTGCTCTCTCTGATGCTGATTAAACCGTTAGACCATGGAGCGGTGCTCTGCTGTACCCATGTAATGACTGTGAGCGATTTCTCTGATGGAGAGGTGTCACGTCTCTAAATGCAGTGCATGTACCACACTTCTTCCGGATCTGCTGAGAGAAAAGTGAAGTCTCAAGAGTGAGTGGCAGCTCAAGACAAGGCTGGACTACCAACCAGGAAAAGAAGGCTGCTGCCCAGGGGCCACAGACCCCCAGGTGGTCTGTGGGGTCGTTAGATATTTGCCCCGCTGAAGTACAATATCCACTGTGACAGGCCGCCCATCCTCCGTCCCGCAGCCCTGGTATTGTGAAGGGACTTTATATTGTGGTcaactgtaaggctgcaaccagcaattattttcattatcagtacATATCAAtactgacagtttttttgttttataatcagtgattgattgttcagtgtataaattgtcagaaattattattattccctGAAGACCAAGTTATGATTAATATAGATATGACAAATATCAGACTTGTTGCCAACTAATCGATTCATCAACTTCATCATTTGATGAAGTTAACTTCCCCGGTTACCAGGGGACGTTATGACAATGTCGTGTACAACGAGGGTCTgtaggggcccaacaacaaatctttttacacagtttcctagttttttcttaaaaacccgaacactttctccattttcctcataattagtaccaaattttgtggaaaattcttggaaattaataataataataataattaatagttAAATACCAGATAAATTAGCAGGGAAAATTTCCAGGAAATTTGctggttaaaataaagtgttactgaaAACTGTAAGCGTTTCATAGAAAGGAACCGTATACTaactttttgtatttgcataaaatacaatttatttattctgagtatttatttcacaattatttgagaaaaatacagcatgtttcctctgtagtttgtggtgttttaattaagtttgtgtttgtgtatttgcttGTGCTTCTATATTTGTGCTGTGCTTCCTTACGCCTCACAGAGTAGAAGGCAAATACGGGAACACGCAGCACAggcaaacacatgcaaatagacaaacacagatacatttttaaaaaaacaaaaaaacatattgcatATGCATATTTTGTATACGaaaacactgcaacaacatAACACACAACAGCCTCAGAAACACGTTCACGGATTTAACGGCACACATAGGACAAAATGAAACTcactgcagacacagacacagttacaGTGTGCTGCCCTCACGTGAAGCCCCCTTGAAGCCACGTTCGTACGCGTTCTTCTCAGCGATCGCCCTATGATTAGCCAAAATACACCACATGTCCACATTACAGCTGGTGCTGAGGCAGgaaggtcacacacacacctacatttTCCGTCTCGATAAATgacaagatgtcatttttcactGCCCTTGCGCAAACCCGGGTCTCAGGTTTAGCTTTGACCCTGAACTCACACTAGGCCATCAACAGAGATACCGACATTCTTTCACTGACTGCTCACATGATATAAGAGGGAGCTGTCCATGTATTGGAGAGTGTGTATtgccctttttttatttaactttaatgtGGCCAACACAGATTGCACTGAGGTTTTGTGGATGTGCACGTGAAGACTCtgacttgtttgacaaaatcaTTGCAGGCAAACTCTAACAGTAATCCTCACCCAGGGCTTTTATAGTTCAGATATCGAGGAGTAAGTTCGGTTCTTTTTATTCTCCACAGAACATTTTGGAACGAcactttttctctccacctGTTCACGGTTAGTTTCTGTTGCATGCGAAGACCTATGTCCTAAACGGCAATGTACTTCTGCTTTTTATGAATAGATCCCTCTGTGGCAATGACAGGTATCTGAAACTTGGACCTTGTCCCATTCAAATGCCGACATTGACGTGGTTGAACAGGGCACCGGCGTGTGTTCAGAGCATGCACTGTTATACTGAGAGCAGTCTACGCCAACACATCAAGGAGAAACATCAGAGTGAAGTCGAGGACAGAAGAAATCCCCAGATGTAAGTTAAAACTCCGACATGTCATTTTGGATTCCCcatttgtgtgtatacagaTGTGGACAGCAGAGTATCTCTATGTCTCTATCTTCTATTATCTTCTATATATCAGTAGTTAAACTATTTTTTCAGTCGACTattgttcatttaaaatcaaattctgATTGtgaatttttgatttaaaaaaaaaacaaaattatttacaaaatgttttgcctATTTAAGCCTTTACTATGCAAAAGCAccttttcatgttgttttaatattgcttcatattgttatttttttttatgttgttcagAAAAGTGCTCAGGTGGACACCAAAAAAGACTTGGCATATAATATACGACTATGACTACGTGAACAGgagatggaaaaacacaattaaaattgAGAACCAGAGCTAATATTTTGTCGAGGCATATTCGTGTGCTAAAACTTCGTCACTGAATGTGATATCAGATTGGTGTGGTTAAACTCAGTGTGTTTGGTTCGAAGCAGAGCAAGAATGCAGCGGAGTCCGTTTCTGCTCGTCCTGGTGGGTAAGTGGATCATCTCATGAGCTCTCCGGCAGTGCTACTGCTGCCAgctaaaaacagaagaaaaacaagcaaacaaagaaaacgcACACAAAGAAAGGCCGTGGCTTTCCGCTCCTTTATCTTTCCTGAAGGGATCATTTACATAGCGTGGATAAGAATATATCAGCTTTTTCCATCAAAAAACAGCATCACTGATAACAACAAATCAATCCATTTTTTGAGCTATGCTCTGGTATCATTTATGAACATTCACATGTTTTCTCATACATTCTGCTCTTGCCCCCGTGTTCCAGAAGGAAATAGCTAAGAATCACGACACATTAATCTGGATTCTTAAAGCCAAGTCCATACTTCTTatcaataaaaagtcaaataagtAAGTGCACTGCAGACAGAGCCACGTTTCAATTAAGCAGCAAGGTCGAAGTACTGAGTGTGACTTAGGCATTCGTGATTTTGGGTTTGGTATCTGCTCCATCACCGGaatctttcctctgtttttagGTCAGTGTTCCCTGTTGACTTGTCAACTCTATGAGTACCACTTTAATGAGGAGGGAAAGACCTGGGACGAGGCGCAGAgtttctgcagagaaaaatacacCGACCTAGCCACGGTGACTAACATGACAGACGCGACGAGACTCTTGGGTTCGCGGGAGAATCCCGCCGAAGCCTGGATTGGGTTGTACAGTGACCCAGAAACATGCAACAAGACGTGGCACTGGTCTCTTCCAGGGGTGGAGTTCCACGATAACGAGACACAATGGAATAGTGGGGAACCAAATAACAAAGATAATGAGGAGAACTGTGGGTTTATGAGGAGAAATCTTAGATGGGGAGATATATCTTGTCTTAAGTCCAGTGATTTCATCTGCTACAATGGTGAGAATAAAATAACCCCGTTATGTACATTCAGCATTTATTCCTGTCTAAAATTCTTTTTAGATGTCACATAACTGATCTCTTCACAAGATATTTAACatacgctaaaaaaaaaaaaaaaaaacaactatgtGATTACTTTAGGGACTCTATATTTCACTGAGCACTtcaaaaaaatatccatctaAAAGTCACATCGCGTTAAATGCTGGAAGTTTTGTGAGTTTCGCGTGAGTGACCCTCCATAGTAAAGCACTGGCATTAGTTTGTGGATATTTGA is a window of Xiphias gladius isolate SHS-SW01 ecotype Sanya breed wild chromosome 12, ASM1685928v1, whole genome shotgun sequence DNA encoding:
- the LOC120797212 gene encoding E-selectin-like, with the translated sequence MQRSPFLLVLVGQCSLLTCQLYEYHFNEEGKTWDEAQSFCREKYTDLATVTNMTDATRLLGSRENPAEAWIGLYSDPETCNKTWHWSLPGVEFHDNETQWNSGEPNNKDNEENCGFMRRNLRWGDISCLKSSDFICYNDRVVLINESKTWEEALVYCREKHYDLVTITNLDEQRWVQDRAKKANSPYVWLGLRYTCTLQFWFWVSDVAVTYKNWDSHGETDDCDMSGAMDRGGEHKWIKKLDNENFNFICSKFKPTPHSKI